A region from the Symphalangus syndactylus isolate Jambi chromosome 2, NHGRI_mSymSyn1-v2.1_pri, whole genome shotgun sequence genome encodes:
- the LOC129470011 gene encoding uncharacterized homolog codes for MGNGDWDRRGVSPSLLLGRVPVLVS; via the coding sequence ATGGGCAACGGTGATTGGGACCGAAGGGGAGTCTCTCCGTCACTGTTGCTGGGACGCGTGCCTGTGCTGGTGTCTTAG